In one window of Halomarina pelagica DNA:
- a CDS encoding MgtC/SapB family protein, producing MSQLVEFVDPMIQRLLLATALGLFLGLEREWAHRSAGVRTFSLISLLGAVFTVLDAEGLLVVGAALVVVQGVALIVRGLLDPEEGLSLTTAASMLVAYGVGVLVGEGHTTAGVTVAVLSSFLLVLKRELHSFAWGLTRSELRSATEFGILAFVVYPLLPVGTTEVTFAGLTISAEPRLVWLLVVSVAAIGIVNYAIVKAYGSRGIAVTGFFGGLASSTAVVGTMLDHVRQRPEAISYAVAAVLLADAAMALRNLAIVLAFTLGTGPLFGLVVPLGVIIAGSVVVAAFTADWGESVDIDLESPFSLRNALGFGVLFALILVGSSLAKALLGNAGFLLAAALSGLVSSAGATTSAVLLYNGGALDANTAILGVMVATVASVGVKAALTLASPSRSFGYRVAVWSAGLTVGATAASVALLMGV from the coding sequence ATGTCGCAACTCGTCGAGTTCGTCGACCCGATGATCCAGCGGCTCCTGTTAGCCACGGCGCTCGGGTTGTTCCTGGGGCTGGAGCGCGAGTGGGCGCACCGGTCGGCCGGGGTGCGGACGTTCTCGCTCATCTCCCTGCTCGGCGCGGTGTTCACCGTCCTCGACGCCGAGGGGCTGCTGGTGGTCGGGGCGGCGCTCGTCGTCGTCCAGGGCGTCGCGCTGATCGTCCGCGGCCTGCTCGACCCCGAGGAGGGGCTCTCGCTGACGACGGCCGCCTCCATGCTCGTCGCCTACGGCGTGGGCGTGCTCGTGGGGGAGGGGCACACCACCGCGGGGGTGACGGTCGCGGTGCTCTCGTCGTTCCTGCTCGTGCTCAAGCGCGAACTCCACAGCTTCGCGTGGGGGCTGACGCGCTCGGAACTGCGCTCGGCGACCGAGTTCGGCATCCTCGCGTTCGTCGTCTACCCGCTGCTCCCCGTCGGAACCACCGAGGTGACGTTCGCCGGGCTCACGATCTCCGCCGAACCGCGGCTGGTCTGGCTGCTCGTCGTCAGCGTCGCGGCCATCGGCATCGTCAACTACGCCATCGTGAAGGCGTACGGGAGCCGCGGGATCGCCGTCACGGGCTTCTTCGGCGGCCTCGCCTCCTCGACTGCGGTCGTCGGGACGATGCTCGACCACGTCCGCCAGCGCCCCGAGGCCATCTCCTACGCCGTCGCGGCCGTCCTCCTCGCCGACGCGGCCATGGCGCTGCGCAACCTCGCCATCGTCCTCGCGTTCACGCTCGGAACCGGGCCGCTGTTCGGCCTCGTCGTCCCGCTCGGCGTGATCATCGCGGGGAGCGTCGTCGTCGCGGCGTTCACCGCCGACTGGGGCGAGAGCGTCGACATCGACCTCGAGAGTCCGTTCTCGCTGCGCAACGCGCTCGGCTTCGGCGTGCTGTTCGCGCTCATCCTCGTCGGGTCGAGCCTGGCGAAGGCGCTGCTGGGGAACGCGGGATTCCTGCTGGCCGCCGCGCTCTCGGGGCTCGTCTCCAGCGCGGGGGCGACCACCTCCGCCGTCCTGCTCTACAACGGCGGGGCGCTCGACGCCAACACCGCCATCCTCGGCGTGATGGTCGCGACCGTCGCCTCGGTCGGCGTGAAGGCGGCGCTCACCCTGGCGAGCCCCTCCCGGTCGTTCGGGTACCGCGTCGCCGTCTGGAGCGCCGGGCTCACCGTCGGCGCGACCGCCGCCAGCGTCGCCCTCCTGATGGGCGTCTGA
- a CDS encoding DUF7117 family protein — protein MKVRGRRECTQCGTRWSYYETGEVTCPDCGSLRSRGVDERTRHTDHPVTLDLTAARETADDDPLEAAADAAERCREYVRRTGFIDEGRLKPLSDTYLAATELVHVAGDLRRSMRVTDDEEFYLLGLLRGADLDERPAPGEVPDSLRAARGLAYASAVEAYRGDVRTYLDDHPDPLVGRVLGRLREQAKRVEALDGDVSPATSERLARAAQDVGAYLAEGDEDALATAKDRLDGMA, from the coding sequence ATGAAGGTCCGGGGGCGACGCGAGTGCACCCAGTGTGGAACCCGGTGGTCGTACTACGAGACCGGCGAGGTGACCTGTCCGGACTGCGGGAGCCTCCGCAGCCGCGGCGTTGACGAGCGGACGCGCCACACGGACCATCCGGTGACGCTCGACCTCACCGCCGCGCGCGAGACGGCCGACGACGACCCGCTCGAGGCGGCGGCGGACGCCGCCGAGCGGTGTCGCGAGTACGTCCGCCGGACGGGGTTCATCGACGAGGGACGGCTGAAACCCCTCTCGGACACGTACCTCGCCGCGACGGAACTCGTCCACGTCGCGGGCGACCTCCGGCGGTCGATGCGCGTCACGGACGACGAGGAGTTCTACCTGCTGGGGTTGCTCCGCGGGGCCGACCTCGACGAGCGCCCCGCGCCGGGCGAGGTCCCCGACTCGCTCCGGGCGGCGCGCGGGCTCGCCTACGCATCCGCGGTCGAGGCGTACCGGGGCGACGTTCGGACCTACCTCGACGATCACCCGGACCCGCTCGTGGGGCGCGTGCTCGGTCGCCTCCGGGAGCAGGCGAAGCGCGTCGAGGCGCTCGACGGCGACGTCTCTCCCGCGACGAGCGAGCGGCTCGCCCGGGCGGCGCAGGACGTCGGCGCGTACCTCGCGGAGGGCGACGAGGACGCGCTGGCGACCGCGAAGGATCGCCTCGACGGCATGGCTTAA
- a CDS encoding DUF7528 family protein: protein MLTAGGDDYVLSAAEARALRAALDDALYRVEEFVHTVGEHRPDGTYAVSRRRADSAGHSKVFDSFDALRALYDGLPREFTADDVEGATGGRRHLLVWHFAEHPAFDCRIVSRQPLTVRKGGDGE from the coding sequence GTGCTGACGGCCGGCGGGGACGACTACGTCCTCTCCGCGGCCGAGGCGCGCGCCCTGCGCGCCGCGCTCGACGACGCGCTCTACCGCGTCGAGGAGTTCGTCCACACCGTTGGCGAACACCGACCGGACGGAACGTACGCCGTCTCGCGCCGCCGCGCCGACTCGGCGGGACACAGCAAGGTGTTCGACTCCTTCGACGCGCTCCGCGCGCTCTACGACGGCCTCCCGCGCGAATTCACGGCCGACGACGTCGAAGGTGCCACCGGCGGCCGCCGACACCTGCTCGTCTGGCACTTCGCCGAGCACCCGGCGTTCGACTGCCGGATAGTCAGCCGACAGCCGCTGACCGTTCGCAAGGGGGGCGACGGGGAGTAG
- a CDS encoding DUF1028 domain-containing protein: protein MHPRPSTFSIVARDPETDAVGVAVHSKFIAVGAVVPFVAADAGAIATQSFANVTYGPDGHDLLREGKTASETIEALTGVDEEAPSRQIGVVGRDGSVAAFTGEDCFDYAGDRQGETYTVQGNILEGPETLDAMAEAYETTDGGLPERLLAALRAGNEAGGDRRGEQSAALYIAKPEGGYGGGNDRWVDVRVDDHDAPIEELERVFRLYDVTLLERAEPEETRELTGEPARDVLAALAELGFYEGTPSEAFDGEARAALEEFRGMNNFENHSTAVLEDALARGWEETDPAQGGEDRLIDAIWHGLSRLERV from the coding sequence ATGCACCCCAGACCGTCGACGTTCTCGATCGTCGCGCGCGACCCCGAGACCGACGCCGTCGGCGTCGCCGTCCACTCGAAGTTCATCGCGGTCGGCGCGGTGGTCCCGTTCGTCGCCGCCGACGCGGGCGCGATCGCCACGCAGAGCTTCGCGAACGTCACCTACGGACCGGACGGCCACGACCTGCTCCGGGAGGGGAAGACGGCGAGCGAGACCATCGAGGCGCTGACCGGGGTGGACGAGGAGGCCCCGTCGAGGCAGATCGGCGTCGTCGGGCGGGACGGTTCGGTCGCGGCGTTCACCGGCGAGGACTGCTTCGACTACGCCGGCGATCGCCAGGGCGAGACCTACACCGTCCAGGGGAACATCCTGGAGGGACCGGAGACCCTGGACGCGATGGCGGAGGCGTACGAGACGACGGACGGCGGGCTCCCGGAGCGGCTGCTCGCGGCGCTGCGCGCGGGCAACGAGGCGGGCGGCGACAGACGCGGCGAGCAGTCGGCGGCGCTCTATATCGCGAAGCCGGAGGGCGGCTACGGCGGCGGTAACGACCGCTGGGTGGACGTGCGCGTCGACGACCACGACGCGCCGATCGAGGAACTGGAGCGCGTCTTTCGCCTGTACGACGTCACGCTGCTCGAACGGGCCGAACCGGAGGAGACCCGCGAGCTGACGGGCGAGCCCGCCCGCGATGTCCTCGCGGCGCTCGCCGAGCTGGGGTTCTACGAGGGGACGCCGTCGGAGGCGTTCGACGGGGAGGCGCGCGCCGCGCTGGAGGAGTTCCGCGGGATGAACAACTTCGAGAACCACTCGACCGCCGTCCTCGAGGACGCGCTGGCGCGGGGCTGGGAGGAGACAGACCCCGCCCAGGGCGGCGAGGATCGGCTGATCGACGCCATCTGGCACGGGCTCTCGCGGCTCGAGCGCGTCTGA
- a CDS encoding AI-2E family transporter: protein MDRPTIDRSRAAWVGLGVALTAAVLFVLYSFVGTFVFGVFIYYATRPVYARLKRRVYPPSLAAFAALFVLALPALLLFAYTVAIGLQEYQRIARRERINLGPLDPLIRPYVDVSRIVRDPQYILGDPTLRDVAQRAFNEALGYVGFIGNLLLHLFVMLAIAFYLLRDDGRLSRWFFGRFGDDGGILRDYWAAVDTDLSNVFFGNILNALLTGVIGALSYTFLNELVPGTPIPYPALLGLLTGVASLIPVVGMKLVYLPLTGYLLVQQYAAGEHLWFVAVFFAVSFVVVDSVPDFVLRPYVSGRNLHVGMVMFAYIFGPLLFGWYGIFLGPVILVLVYHFARIVLPELLSDGPTRPYGIDPAVTPKAFDRPADAPAGDGGGVDSAEAPRRPQEAESDD, encoded by the coding sequence ATGGATCGCCCGACGATCGACCGGTCGCGCGCCGCGTGGGTCGGCCTCGGGGTCGCCCTGACGGCGGCGGTGCTGTTCGTCCTCTACTCCTTCGTCGGAACGTTCGTGTTCGGCGTCTTCATCTACTACGCGACCCGGCCGGTGTACGCGCGGTTGAAGCGGCGCGTCTACCCCCCGAGTCTCGCCGCCTTCGCGGCCCTGTTCGTCCTCGCGTTGCCGGCACTCCTGCTGTTCGCCTACACGGTCGCCATCGGGCTGCAGGAGTACCAGCGCATCGCGAGGCGCGAGCGGATCAACCTCGGTCCGCTGGACCCGCTCATCAGACCGTACGTCGACGTCTCGCGGATCGTCCGGGACCCCCAGTACATCCTCGGCGATCCCACGCTGCGCGACGTCGCCCAGCGAGCGTTCAACGAGGCGCTGGGGTACGTGGGGTTCATCGGGAACCTCCTCCTGCACCTGTTCGTCATGCTCGCCATCGCGTTCTACCTCCTGCGCGACGACGGCCGCCTCTCGCGGTGGTTCTTCGGACGGTTCGGCGACGACGGCGGCATCCTCCGCGACTACTGGGCGGCGGTCGACACGGACCTCTCCAACGTCTTCTTCGGCAACATCCTCAACGCCCTCCTCACCGGGGTCATCGGCGCGCTCTCCTACACCTTCCTGAACGAACTCGTTCCCGGAACGCCGATCCCGTACCCGGCGCTCCTCGGTCTCCTCACCGGCGTCGCCAGCCTCATCCCGGTCGTCGGGATGAAGCTCGTCTACCTGCCGCTCACCGGCTACCTCCTCGTCCAGCAGTACGCGGCCGGCGAGCACCTCTGGTTCGTCGCGGTCTTCTTCGCCGTCTCCTTCGTCGTCGTGGACTCCGTGCCCGACTTCGTCCTCCGGCCGTACGTCTCCGGGCGGAACCTCCACGTGGGGATGGTGATGTTCGCCTACATCTTCGGTCCCCTGCTGTTCGGCTGGTACGGCATCTTCCTCGGACCGGTCATCCTCGTCCTCGTCTATCACTTCGCCCGGATCGTCCTCCCGGAGTTGCTGTCCGACGGACCGACTCGACCCTACGGCATCGACCCCGCCGTGACGCCGAAGGCGTTCGACCGGCCGGCGGACGCCCCGGCCGGTGACGGCGGCGGCGTCGACAGTGCGGAGGCCCCCCGCCGCCCGCAGGAGGCCGAGAGCGACGACTGA
- a CDS encoding PadR family transcriptional regulator, which yields MYDLTGFQRDLLYVISGREEPHGLAIKEELEDYYEKEIHHGRLYPNLDTLVEKGLVEKGQRDRRTNFYTLTRRGRREIAARKEWEAQYIDGEIEA from the coding sequence ATGTACGATCTGACCGGCTTCCAGCGCGACCTGTTGTACGTCATCTCCGGCCGCGAGGAACCCCACGGCCTCGCCATCAAGGAGGAGCTGGAGGACTACTACGAGAAGGAGATTCACCACGGGCGACTGTACCCCAACCTCGACACGCTGGTCGAGAAGGGCCTGGTCGAGAAGGGCCAGCGCGATCGCCGGACGAACTTCTACACGCTCACCCGTCGCGGCCGTCGCGAGATCGCCGCGCGCAAGGAGTGGGAGGCCCAGTACATCGACGGCGAGATCGAGGCGTAG
- a CDS encoding NADH-ubiquinone oxidoreductase-F iron-sulfur binding region domain-containing protein: MSSTEASGDVPRVRVPVGSTEATAAATLKEARDSATAARVVEVGPTGAVELSPLVTLTRGGTTAIHDRCSPADAEELVGELEDGTLPTHGAYAVVDHDPGTGRFPIPGSGPLAVGERRVLARCGWVRPSAVEEYAGDGSLVSDRVREAPDEARSRVDGIGLLGRGRGDGSTDEPVAETWRTVRETEGEPVVVVNANEADPSALVEQTLLEGTPIDVIDGAAAVAHIVGATDVVLYLDEADDLARRRVRRAVSAFADATDSDLNLQVVAGPDAFAAGEMTMALEALEGNDRLEARRRPPGPEVYGLFGRPTAVHTARTVAQVRAALSEPDAFDPDALDPGTRVVTVAGDVVAPATIELPTDGSLEAALDAVDADGRTKAACVGGRFGGLTQDLDVPPSAPVLGTLDLGTNGIVELLNDRRCMVAFAGRRAKFAREENCGRCVPDREGSKQLVDLLRGIYDGDFREDAIRELARVMRRTSLCEFGQAAPRPVTTAMDDFRSEFAAHADGHCPAGECRRREVERRPGSTLEGDATAEVDGGSVT; encoded by the coding sequence ATGTCGAGTACCGAGGCGAGCGGAGACGTTCCCCGCGTTCGCGTCCCCGTCGGATCGACGGAGGCGACCGCAGCGGCGACGCTGAAGGAGGCGCGGGACTCGGCGACGGCCGCCCGCGTCGTCGAGGTCGGTCCGACCGGCGCGGTGGAACTCTCGCCGCTCGTGACCCTGACGCGAGGGGGAACGACCGCGATCCACGACCGTTGCTCGCCGGCGGACGCGGAGGAGTTGGTCGGGGAACTCGAGGACGGGACGCTCCCGACGCACGGCGCGTACGCGGTCGTCGACCACGACCCCGGAACCGGTCGGTTCCCGATACCCGGGTCGGGACCGCTCGCGGTCGGCGAGCGCCGGGTCCTGGCCCGGTGCGGGTGGGTGAGACCGAGCGCCGTCGAGGAGTACGCGGGCGACGGGTCGCTCGTCTCAGACCGGGTTCGCGAGGCTCCCGACGAGGCGCGGTCCCGGGTCGACGGGATCGGGCTCCTGGGTCGCGGCCGCGGCGACGGGAGCACCGACGAGCCGGTCGCGGAGACGTGGCGAACGGTGCGGGAGACGGAGGGGGAGCCGGTCGTCGTGGTCAACGCGAACGAGGCCGACCCGAGTGCGCTCGTGGAGCAGACGCTCCTCGAGGGGACCCCGATCGACGTCATCGACGGGGCCGCCGCGGTCGCGCACATCGTCGGGGCGACCGATGTCGTGCTGTATCTGGACGAGGCGGACGACCTCGCCCGCCGCCGGGTGCGCCGGGCGGTCTCCGCGTTCGCCGACGCGACCGATTCGGACCTGAATCTCCAGGTAGTCGCCGGGCCGGACGCGTTCGCGGCCGGGGAGATGACGATGGCGCTCGAGGCGCTCGAGGGGAACGACCGCCTCGAAGCCCGTCGCCGACCGCCGGGACCCGAGGTCTACGGGCTGTTCGGTCGGCCGACCGCCGTCCACACCGCCCGGACGGTGGCGCAGGTCCGCGCGGCGCTGTCGGAGCCCGACGCGTTCGACCCCGACGCGCTGGATCCGGGCACCCGGGTCGTGACGGTCGCCGGCGACGTCGTCGCGCCGGCGACGATCGAGCTGCCGACGGACGGCTCGCTCGAGGCGGCGCTCGACGCCGTCGACGCCGACGGGCGGACCAAGGCGGCGTGCGTCGGCGGGCGGTTCGGCGGGCTCACCCAGGACCTCGACGTCCCGCCGAGCGCGCCCGTGCTCGGGACCCTGGACCTCGGGACGAACGGGATCGTCGAGCTGTTGAACGACCGGCGGTGCATGGTCGCGTTCGCCGGCAGGCGGGCGAAGTTCGCCCGCGAGGAGAACTGCGGGCGGTGCGTCCCCGACCGCGAGGGGTCGAAGCAGCTGGTCGACCTGCTCCGGGGGATATACGACGGCGACTTCCGCGAGGACGCGATCCGCGAACTGGCCCGCGTGATGCGCCGGACGAGCCTCTGCGAGTTCGGGCAGGCCGCCCCGCGGCCCGTGACGACGGCGATGGACGACTTTCGATCCGAGTTCGCCGCCCACGCCGACGGCCACTGCCCCGCCGGCGAGTGCCGGCGGCGGGAGGTCGAACGGCGGCCCGGCTCCACGCTGGAGGGCGACGCGACCGCCGAGGTCGACGGGGGGTCCGTCACGTGA
- a CDS encoding PRC-barrel domain-containing protein, giving the protein MESNVTRDDVGKTVVTEGGQDVGTVTDVEGGMLYVDFTHGETVATGETDSAHEETIPTDEVAAITDDEIVLREGV; this is encoded by the coding sequence ATGGAGTCGAACGTTACCCGAGACGACGTCGGCAAGACCGTCGTCACGGAAGGCGGACAGGACGTCGGGACCGTCACGGACGTCGAGGGCGGGATGCTCTACGTTGACTTCACGCACGGCGAGACGGTGGCGACCGGGGAGACCGACTCGGCCCACGAGGAGACGATCCCGACCGACGAGGTCGCGGCGATCACGGACGACGAGATCGTCCTCCGCGAGGGGGTCTGA
- a CDS encoding amphi-Trp domain-containing protein has protein sequence MEEVLFESERTESRETIAAHLRAIADKLEGGEAITLSDGGDSVTLDVPERPVFEVKAERETGSGAPELSVEFELEWREGEGEGRGESGGLSVE, from the coding sequence ATGGAGGAAGTCCTGTTCGAGTCCGAGCGGACGGAATCGCGAGAGACTATCGCCGCGCACCTGCGGGCGATCGCGGACAAGCTCGAGGGCGGCGAGGCCATCACGCTCTCCGACGGCGGCGACTCGGTGACGCTCGACGTCCCCGAGCGCCCCGTCTTCGAGGTGAAGGCCGAGCGCGAGACGGGATCGGGCGCGCCGGAACTCAGCGTCGAGTTCGAACTTGAGTGGCGCGAGGGCGAGGGCGAGGGGCGCGGCGAGAGCGGCGGGCTCTCCGTCGAGTGA
- the fdhF gene encoding formate dehydrogenase subunit alpha, translating into MSTDEHPLPGVPNVEDPQPSTPRTAEFRTGTANDPPVAATDGRTAITVDGERVDLEPGATVLDAIEAIDPAGYVPALCYYERGDEIESNTGRRFAIGPRTTCRTCVVETEEYGLVPSCSFPAEDGLTVRTDADAATEARDVNLDLQLSNHNLRCTTCGQSGRCELQDASMENGVEHPRYGVFDDRDAYEPIDTTSSFIQIDRNKCILCNRCVEACNDVQAAGVLRMEGNGPDMRIGFQSEAETMDDSTCISCGHCATVCPTGALVEKGLVDIGTLPIPGFDQETSVGKVLRREPAETIDTAAHPNRGVYGREGSEPGIAQARGVSRLVGRARRQADELRTRVDDWLDETADATLAEIEHASEFVAANTVPEGLLFDVGSRVANYRLDRVDVAETTCGYCAVGCRVDLYGKDGEVLGTRPADPEATPANAFSTCVKGKFAYDFANSDARLETPLIREDGEFREATWDEALSRVAEEFSRIRDEVGSDALTVFSSSKCTNEENFLMQKFARQVLGTKNVDNCTRLCHSSSVAALKQTMGYGAMTNRINEDIGRADCYLITGANTTESHPVLATRIVQNVRAGADLFVFDPRKIELAEHATQYTRTNGGYDIAWINGMIRHIVEEDLHDAEFVEERTRNFEAVREKVEPFTPEEVERLAGVSPEELKNAAETIATADTCVFGWAMGISQHTYGTQTVLALADLALVTGHVGKPGAGLSPFRGQNNVQGGGGDMGTIPDTLPGYQDLHDEDVLDTFEDAWGVRPPDEPGLRVTEVFDEVDEGNVRGLYVMGENPAISEPDLNNARESLADVEFLVVQDVFLTETAEYADVVLPAATFTEKYGTVTNTERRVQLVRPVVDPPGEAREDWRILQELANRMGFDWDYASPTEIMREVNDLVPIYGGITHERLEERGDGLQWPCPDEDHPGTPYLYDEEEGFNFEDGKARFVPADLGEPTEIPGEEFPLSLTSGRVLYHWHTGTLTRRVEGLMNHVGESFVEIHPETAAKLDVNDGEYVRVTSDRGSIVVKAVVTDRTGPGGVFIPMHFAEGAVNELTQEELDPVSRIPDYKLASVNVTPLGPDPDERPLEPPSRD; encoded by the coding sequence GTGAGCACCGACGAGCACCCGCTGCCCGGCGTTCCGAACGTCGAGGACCCGCAGCCGAGCACGCCCCGGACGGCGGAGTTCAGGACGGGCACGGCGAACGATCCCCCGGTCGCCGCCACCGACGGGCGCACCGCGATCACCGTCGACGGGGAGCGCGTCGACCTGGAGCCGGGGGCGACGGTCCTCGACGCGATCGAGGCGATCGACCCGGCGGGCTACGTCCCGGCGCTCTGCTACTACGAGCGCGGCGACGAGATCGAATCGAACACCGGACGGCGGTTCGCGATCGGTCCGCGGACGACGTGTCGGACGTGCGTGGTCGAGACCGAGGAGTACGGTCTCGTCCCCTCGTGCAGCTTCCCCGCCGAGGACGGGCTGACCGTCCGGACGGACGCGGACGCCGCGACGGAGGCGCGCGACGTGAACCTCGACCTCCAGCTCTCGAATCACAACCTCCGCTGTACGACGTGCGGGCAGAGCGGCCGGTGCGAACTCCAAGACGCGTCGATGGAGAACGGCGTCGAACACCCCCGGTACGGCGTCTTCGACGACCGCGACGCCTACGAGCCGATCGACACCACCTCGTCGTTCATCCAGATCGACCGCAACAAGTGCATCCTCTGCAACCGGTGCGTCGAGGCGTGCAACGACGTGCAGGCCGCGGGCGTCCTTCGCATGGAGGGCAACGGCCCCGACATGCGGATCGGCTTCCAGAGCGAGGCGGAGACGATGGACGACTCGACGTGCATCTCCTGCGGCCACTGCGCGACGGTCTGTCCGACCGGCGCGCTCGTCGAGAAGGGCCTCGTCGACATCGGGACGCTCCCGATCCCCGGGTTCGACCAGGAGACCTCCGTCGGGAAGGTGCTGCGCCGCGAGCCGGCCGAGACGATCGACACCGCGGCACACCCGAACCGCGGCGTCTACGGGCGGGAGGGATCCGAGCCGGGGATCGCGCAGGCGCGCGGCGTCTCGCGGCTGGTAGGCCGGGCGAGGCGGCAGGCCGACGAGCTGCGGACGCGGGTCGACGACTGGCTCGACGAGACGGCGGACGCGACGCTCGCGGAGATCGAACACGCCTCCGAGTTCGTCGCGGCGAACACCGTGCCCGAGGGGTTGCTGTTCGACGTCGGCTCCCGCGTCGCGAACTACCGCCTGGATCGGGTCGACGTCGCGGAGACGACCTGCGGGTACTGCGCCGTCGGCTGTCGGGTCGACCTGTACGGGAAGGACGGAGAGGTCCTCGGCACCCGACCGGCGGACCCCGAGGCGACGCCCGCGAACGCCTTCTCGACGTGCGTGAAGGGGAAGTTCGCCTACGACTTCGCCAACAGCGACGCGCGCCTGGAGACGCCGCTGATCAGGGAGGACGGCGAGTTCCGGGAGGCCACCTGGGACGAGGCGCTCTCCCGCGTCGCCGAGGAGTTCTCACGCATCCGCGACGAGGTGGGGTCCGACGCGCTCACCGTGTTCTCCTCCTCCAAGTGCACGAACGAGGAGAACTTCCTGATGCAGAAGTTCGCCCGGCAGGTGCTCGGGACGAAGAACGTCGACAACTGCACCCGCCTCTGTCACTCCTCGTCGGTCGCCGCGCTCAAGCAGACGATGGGGTACGGCGCGATGACCAACCGCATCAACGAGGACATCGGGCGGGCCGACTGTTACCTCATCACCGGCGCGAACACGACCGAGAGCCACCCCGTCCTCGCCACGCGGATCGTCCAGAACGTCCGGGCGGGGGCGGACCTGTTCGTCTTCGACCCGCGGAAGATCGAACTCGCCGAGCACGCGACCCAGTACACCCGCACCAACGGCGGCTACGACATCGCGTGGATCAACGGGATGATCCGGCACATCGTCGAGGAGGACCTCCACGACGCCGAGTTCGTAGAGGAGCGCACCCGGAACTTCGAGGCGGTGCGCGAGAAGGTCGAGCCGTTCACGCCCGAGGAGGTCGAGCGGCTGGCCGGCGTCTCGCCGGAGGAGCTGAAGAACGCCGCCGAGACGATCGCGACCGCCGACACCTGCGTCTTCGGCTGGGCCATGGGGATCTCACAGCACACCTACGGGACCCAGACGGTCCTCGCGCTCGCCGATCTCGCGCTGGTGACGGGTCACGTCGGTAAGCCCGGGGCGGGGCTGTCGCCGTTCCGCGGGCAGAACAACGTCCAGGGCGGCGGCGGCGACATGGGAACGATCCCGGACACCCTCCCCGGCTACCAGGACCTCCACGACGAGGACGTGCTCGACACGTTCGAGGACGCGTGGGGCGTCCGCCCGCCGGACGAGCCGGGCCTCCGGGTCACGGAGGTGTTCGACGAGGTCGACGAGGGGAACGTCCGCGGGTTGTACGTCATGGGCGAGAACCCGGCGATCTCGGAACCCGACCTCAACAACGCCAGGGAGAGCCTGGCGGACGTCGAGTTCCTCGTCGTGCAGGACGTGTTCCTCACCGAGACGGCCGAGTACGCGGACGTCGTCCTCCCGGCGGCGACGTTCACCGAGAAGTACGGCACGGTCACCAACACGGAGCGCCGCGTCCAGCTCGTCAGGCCGGTCGTCGACCCGCCCGGCGAGGCCAGGGAGGACTGGAGGATCCTGCAAGAACTCGCGAACAGGATGGGCTTCGACTGGGACTACGCCTCGCCCACGGAGATCATGCGCGAGGTCAACGACCTCGTGCCGATCTACGGCGGGATCACCCACGAGCGACTCGAGGAGCGGGGCGACGGCCTCCAGTGGCCCTGTCCGGACGAGGACCACCCCGGTACGCCCTACCTCTACGATGAGGAGGAGGGGTTCAACTTCGAGGACGGGAAGGCGCGGTTCGTCCCCGCCGACCTCGGCGAACCCACGGAGATCCCCGGCGAGGAGTTCCCGCTCTCGCTCACCTCCGGGCGCGTGCTCTATCACTGGCACACGGGCACGCTCACCCGCCGCGTCGAGGGACTCATGAACCACGTCGGCGAGAGCTTCGTCGAGATCCACCCGGAGACGGCGGCGAAGCTCGACGTGAACGACGGCGAGTACGTCCGCGTCACCTCGGATCGCGGGTCGATCGTCGTGAAGGCGGTGGTCACCGACCGCACCGGTCCCGGCGGGGTGTTCATCCCGATGCACTTCGCCGAGGGCGCGGTGAACGAACTCACCCAGGAGGAACTCGACCCGGTCAGCCGGATCCCCGACTACAAGCTCGCGAGCGTGAACGTCACGCCGCTCGGTCCCGATCCGGACGAGCGACCGCTCGAACCGCCCTCGCGGGACTGA